One Alnus glutinosa chromosome 3, dhAlnGlut1.1, whole genome shotgun sequence genomic region harbors:
- the LOC133864572 gene encoding precursor of CEP9-like, with protein MANFQAMYKCIILLALVACHGFFVIEGRKMKSTKQKKEISTPMIPNYNFSFRGSNVVHKDDFRPTTPGNSPGVGHSFPLDDQADMEPKALSKRTTDVRHSLTGFKNGRRPPTAPGHSPGVGHSFPLLEEDVEESKSPEVSHSVTGFIDAHRPTAPGHSPGVGHSFPFLEEDVEESKSPEVSHSVTGFIDAHRPTAPGHSPGVGHSFPFLEEDVEESKSPEISHSVTGFIDAHRPTAPGHSPGVGHVLQNKNTEPNA; from the coding sequence ATGGCAAATTTCCAAGCCATGTATAAATGTATCATTCTTCTTGCACTAGTTGCTTGTCATGGATTTTTCGTTATCGAAGGAAGGAAAATGAagtcaacaaaacaaaagaaagaaatctccACGCCCATGATACCAAATTACAACTTTAGCTTCCGTGGCTCAAATGTTGTGCACAAAGATGATTTCCGACCAACAACACCAGGCAACAGCCCTGGTGTCGGCCACTCTTTTCCACTTGATGATCAAGCAGATATGGAACCAAAGGCACTAAGCAAGAGGACGACAGATGTTAGACATTCTCTTACAGGATTCAAAAATGGTCGCCGGCCGCCCACAGCACCCGGACACAGCCCCGGTGTTGGCCACTCTTTTCCTCTCCTTGAAGAAGATGTTGAAGAAAGTAAGAGCCCAGAAGTTAGTCATTCTGTTACAGGATTTATAGATGCTCACCGTCCCACAGCTCCCGGACACAGCCCCGGTGTTGGCCactcttttcctttccttgaaGAAGATGTTGAAGAAAGTAAGAGCCCAGAAGTTAGTCATTCTGTTACAGGATTTATAGATGCTCACCGTCCCACAGCTCCCGGACACAGCCCCGGTGTTGGCCactcttttcctttccttgaaGAAGATGTTGAAGAAAGTAAGAGCCCAGAAATAAGTCATTCTGTTACAGGATTCATAGATGCTCACCGTCCCACAGCTCCCGGACACAGCCCTGGTGTTGGCCATGttcttcaaaacaaaaatacagaACCAAATGCGTAG